A genomic window from Streptomyces brevispora includes:
- a CDS encoding DinB family protein: protein MTWTAPHITRTTAGDLQLALGTADERTMLAGWLQWHRETLLVKCAGLDQEQLARTTAEPSGLTLLGLVRHLAEIERWWFRRSFAAEPLGDVFTGPDDGDEGLRGVDAARAEHDHAAYLDEVEAAGAAVAGRTLDETFVTTRGGRTCSLRWVYLAMIQEYARHNGHADLLRERTDGATGDHPRS, encoded by the coding sequence ATGACATGGACGGCACCCCACATCACCCGTACGACCGCCGGCGACCTCCAGCTCGCTCTCGGCACCGCGGACGAGCGGACCATGCTGGCCGGCTGGCTCCAGTGGCACCGCGAGACGCTTCTGGTCAAATGCGCCGGGCTCGACCAGGAGCAGCTGGCCCGCACCACCGCCGAACCCTCCGGACTCACCCTGCTCGGCCTGGTGCGGCACCTGGCCGAGATCGAACGCTGGTGGTTCCGGCGCAGCTTCGCGGCCGAGCCGCTCGGTGACGTGTTCACCGGGCCCGACGACGGCGACGAAGGTCTCAGGGGCGTGGACGCGGCCCGCGCGGAACACGACCACGCCGCCTATCTGGACGAGGTCGAGGCAGCCGGGGCGGCAGTCGCGGGGCGGACCCTGGACGAGACGTTCGTGACGACGCGCGGCGGCAGGACGTGCAGCCTGCGCTGGGTCTATCTGGCCATGATCCAGGAGTACGCCCGGCACAACGGCCACGCGGATCTGCTGCGCGAGCGCACCGACGGCGCTACCGGGGACCACCCGCGAAGCTGA
- a CDS encoding aldo/keto reductase — MYIPSADRYQDMPYRRTGRSGLKLPALSLGLWHNFGGDRTPETQGQILRRAFDLGITHFDLANNYGPPPGSAETAMGRALKTDFARHRDEIIVSTKAGYLMWDGPYGEWGSRKNLLSSLDQSLGRLGLDYVDIFYSHRPDPETPLEETMGALHSAVRQGKALYVGVSNYSAEQTREAARILKDLGTPLLIHQPRYSMLDRWVEDGLLTALDELGTGSIAYSPLEQGILSDRYLRGIPEGSRAAGSSPFLSADSVTPELVGRLRELDQLASERGQSLAQLALAWVLRGGRVTSAVVGASSVAQLENSVQAVRNLEFSDKELARIEKLLKGAGRR; from the coding sequence ATGTACATCCCGTCCGCCGACCGCTACCAGGACATGCCCTACCGGCGCACCGGGCGCAGTGGTCTGAAGCTGCCGGCCCTGTCGCTCGGCCTGTGGCACAACTTCGGCGGGGACCGGACGCCGGAGACCCAGGGGCAGATCCTCCGCAGGGCGTTCGACCTCGGCATCACCCACTTCGACCTGGCGAACAACTACGGCCCGCCGCCCGGTTCCGCCGAGACGGCGATGGGCCGCGCGCTGAAGACGGACTTCGCCCGGCACCGGGACGAGATCATCGTCTCCACCAAGGCCGGCTATCTGATGTGGGACGGCCCGTACGGCGAGTGGGGCTCGCGCAAGAACCTGCTGTCCTCGCTCGACCAGAGCCTCGGCCGCCTCGGGCTCGACTACGTCGACATCTTCTACTCCCACCGGCCCGACCCCGAGACCCCGCTCGAAGAGACGATGGGCGCCCTCCACTCGGCGGTGCGGCAGGGCAAGGCGCTCTACGTGGGTGTCTCCAACTACTCGGCCGAGCAGACCCGTGAGGCCGCCCGGATCCTGAAGGACCTCGGCACCCCCCTGCTCATCCACCAGCCGCGCTACTCGATGCTGGACCGCTGGGTCGAGGACGGCCTGCTCACCGCCCTCGACGAGCTGGGCACCGGTTCCATCGCGTACTCGCCGCTGGAGCAGGGCATCCTCTCCGACCGCTATCTCCGCGGCATCCCGGAGGGTTCACGGGCGGCGGGCAGCAGCCCGTTCCTGTCGGCCGACTCGGTCACCCCGGAGCTGGTCGGCCGGCTCCGCGAGCTCGACCAACTGGCTTCCGAGCGCGGCCAGTCGCTGGCCCAGCTGGCGCTGGCCTGGGTGCTGCGCGGCGGCCGGGTCACCTCCGCCGTCGTCGGGGCGAGCAGCGTCGCCCAGCTGGAGAACAGCGTCCAGGCGGTCCGCAACCTGGAGTTCAGCGACAAGGAACTGGCCCGGATTGAAAAGCTGTTGAAGGGCGCCGGGCGCCGCTGA
- a CDS encoding SpoIIE family protein phosphatase, whose product MDLGVPQQKTPRPRDAAAGRVQLAVVVVDADGLVSHWSTGARKLFGVAREDAIGCSAGELLPVAGALRDHGEPSRDGMYAEFGPELDSSLSGVVAYPTAGRARVDQRDRGRIEVLWWAYPLVGPGPERLLVLAADSAQLRGGEGAEGRNAETIAPGFALHTDFPGYLKLSGRLSEILPSMSVQEATRIVSQVLELGYPVLEFSHHDRIPVTPDWGVPQRSGHRTSEDARRIADGQLAPRAVPRPELDLEYAAVRERLEFLNEVSGRIGTSLDLERTIREVTSAAVPRFTDFAGTHLRAAVLAGEGFPDGPPDVTTVWHRVWVEHNDEPGRWDDTVPVGEPIAFPEHTPFFQCMVTGEPVIIPYVSEELSNQISGEFEKRDLRPLITHRSLLIVPLKARDVVLGFMVLMRRPGREPFDDMDRTTGAELAARAGLVLDNARMYTYQENVAETLQDSMLPQVEPRMAGCDIATRYLPGALLGRVGGDWFDSVKLPGSRTALVVGDVMGHGLNSAAMMGQLRTAVLTMATMEMPPAQLLRNLDDLAQRLGEQYLATCLYAVYDPIRSELQIANAGHIPPVLVRAEDGRAELLDLPTGAPIGVGGVAFATATVRVLPGDRLVLCTDGLVEVRGQDIGAGLAALCASAAHPAASMDDACDTIIRALNPSGGRKDDVALLMARLNGIPDDDVGEWQLALDPREVARSRRLVRGKLLDWELPDAVEAAELMVSELVTNAVKHGRTHHIGLRLVRTGALLCEVSDDEPAPASLLDATADDEFGRGLVLVSSLAREWGSSTTARGKTVWFELALSRLPGPRRNDW is encoded by the coding sequence ATGGACCTCGGTGTGCCGCAGCAGAAAACTCCACGACCGCGAGACGCCGCGGCGGGCCGCGTGCAGCTCGCCGTGGTCGTCGTCGACGCGGACGGACTCGTGTCGCACTGGTCGACCGGTGCCAGAAAGCTCTTCGGCGTCGCCAGGGAGGACGCGATCGGCTGCTCGGCCGGTGAACTGCTCCCGGTCGCCGGGGCGTTACGGGACCACGGCGAGCCGTCGCGGGACGGGATGTACGCCGAGTTCGGCCCCGAGCTCGACAGCTCCCTCAGCGGCGTCGTCGCCTACCCGACAGCGGGCCGGGCCCGGGTGGACCAGCGGGACCGCGGCCGGATCGAGGTCCTGTGGTGGGCCTATCCGCTCGTCGGCCCCGGGCCCGAGCGGCTGCTCGTGCTCGCCGCGGACTCCGCGCAACTGCGCGGCGGCGAGGGGGCGGAGGGCCGGAACGCCGAGACGATCGCACCCGGATTCGCCCTGCACACCGACTTCCCCGGCTATCTGAAGCTGTCCGGGCGGCTGTCCGAGATCCTGCCCAGCATGAGCGTCCAGGAGGCCACCAGGATCGTCTCCCAGGTACTCGAACTCGGCTATCCCGTTCTGGAGTTCAGTCACCACGACCGGATCCCGGTGACGCCCGACTGGGGAGTGCCGCAGCGTTCCGGACACCGGACCTCCGAGGACGCGCGGCGTATCGCCGACGGACAGCTCGCGCCCCGCGCGGTGCCCCGCCCGGAGCTGGACCTCGAATACGCGGCGGTCCGCGAACGGCTGGAATTCCTCAACGAGGTCAGCGGCCGCATCGGTACCTCCCTCGACCTGGAACGCACCATCCGCGAGGTCACCAGTGCCGCGGTGCCCCGCTTCACGGACTTCGCCGGTACGCATCTGCGCGCCGCGGTCCTCGCGGGCGAGGGCTTCCCGGACGGCCCGCCGGACGTCACGACGGTCTGGCACCGGGTCTGGGTCGAGCACAACGATGAACCCGGCCGCTGGGACGACACCGTGCCGGTCGGCGAGCCCATAGCCTTCCCGGAACACACCCCGTTCTTCCAGTGCATGGTCACCGGCGAACCGGTCATCATCCCTTATGTCAGCGAGGAGTTGAGCAACCAGATCTCGGGCGAGTTCGAGAAACGCGACCTGCGTCCGCTGATCACCCACCGCTCCCTGCTCATCGTGCCGCTCAAGGCCCGTGACGTGGTGCTCGGCTTCATGGTCCTGATGCGGCGCCCCGGCCGGGAGCCCTTCGACGACATGGACCGCACCACCGGCGCCGAACTCGCCGCCAGGGCCGGGCTCGTCCTCGACAACGCCCGCATGTACACCTACCAGGAGAACGTCGCCGAGACCCTTCAGGACAGCATGCTGCCCCAGGTCGAGCCGCGCATGGCGGGCTGCGACATCGCCACCCGCTATCTGCCCGGCGCCCTGCTCGGCAGAGTCGGCGGCGACTGGTTCGACTCGGTGAAGCTCCCCGGCTCCCGGACCGCGCTCGTCGTCGGCGACGTGATGGGACACGGTCTCAACTCAGCTGCGATGATGGGCCAGTTGCGTACAGCGGTACTGACGATGGCCACGATGGAGATGCCGCCCGCCCAGCTGCTGCGCAACCTGGACGACCTGGCCCAGCGCCTCGGCGAGCAGTATCTGGCCACCTGCCTCTACGCGGTGTACGACCCGATCCGATCCGAGCTCCAGATCGCCAACGCCGGGCACATCCCGCCGGTACTGGTCCGTGCCGAGGACGGCCGGGCCGAGCTGCTCGACCTGCCGACCGGCGCCCCGATCGGAGTCGGCGGCGTCGCCTTCGCGACCGCGACCGTACGGGTCCTGCCGGGCGACCGCCTGGTGCTCTGCACCGACGGCCTGGTCGAGGTGCGGGGCCAGGACATCGGGGCCGGTCTCGCCGCACTCTGCGCCTCCGCCGCGCACCCCGCCGCGTCCATGGACGACGCCTGCGACACGATCATCCGCGCCCTGAATCCCAGCGGCGGCCGCAAGGACGACGTCGCGCTGCTGATGGCCCGGCTCAACGGCATCCCCGACGACGACGTCGGCGAGTGGCAACTCGCCCTGGACCCGCGCGAGGTGGCCCGCTCCCGTCGGCTGGTCCGGGGCAAGCTGCTCGACTGGGAGCTGCCGGACGCCGTGGAGGCGGCCGAGCTGATGGTCAGCGAGCTCGTCACCAACGCCGTGAAGCACGGACGCACCCATCACATCGGGCTCCGGCTGGTCCGTACCGGCGCCCTGCTCTGCGAGGTCAGTGACGACGAGCCCGCTCCCGCCTCGCTCCTCGACGCCACCGCGGACGACGAGTTCGGCCGCGGACTCGTCCTGGTGAGCAGCCTCGCCCGGGAGTGGGGCAGCAGCACCACGGCCCGCGGCAAGACCGTCTGGTTCGAACTGGCGCTCTCCCGACTGCCCGGCCCCCGGCGCAACGACTGGTAA
- a CDS encoding M20/M25/M40 family metallo-hydrolase: MAEVTHPKNRVDDLALDESVTFTSELIRIDTTNRGGGDCRERPAAEYVAERLAAAGLEPTLLERTPGRTNVVARIAGTDPSADALLVHGHLDVVPAEADDWTVHPFSGEIRDGVVWGRGAIDMKNMDAMVLAVVRFWARAGIRPRRDIVIAYTADEEASADDGSGFLADQHPGLFEGCTEGISESGAFTFHAGPNMPLYPIAAGERGTGWLKLTAHGKAGHGSKVNKANAVSTLAAAVARIGAHEWPVRLTPTVRAALTEIAALHGIHPDLDAPGVDVDELLGKLGPAAALVEPTVRNSTNPTMLDAGYKVNVIPGHATAFIDGRMVPGGEDEFQATMDRLTGPSVDWEFHHREVPLQAPVDSPTFAKLRSAVERFDPDGHVVPYCMSGGTDAKQFSRLGITGYGFSPLKLPVGFDYQALFHGVDERVPVEALHFGVRVLDHYLRTA, translated from the coding sequence ATGGCTGAGGTGACCCACCCCAAGAACCGCGTCGACGACCTCGCGCTCGACGAATCGGTGACGTTCACCTCCGAACTGATCCGCATCGACACCACCAACCGGGGCGGCGGCGACTGCCGCGAACGGCCGGCGGCCGAGTACGTCGCCGAGCGGCTGGCCGCCGCCGGACTCGAACCCACGCTCCTGGAACGGACCCCCGGGCGTACCAACGTGGTCGCCAGGATCGCGGGCACCGACCCGTCCGCCGACGCGCTCCTGGTCCACGGGCACCTGGACGTGGTGCCCGCGGAGGCCGACGACTGGACCGTGCATCCCTTCTCCGGCGAGATCCGCGACGGTGTCGTCTGGGGCCGCGGCGCCATCGACATGAAGAACATGGACGCGATGGTCCTCGCCGTCGTCCGGTTCTGGGCCAGGGCCGGCATCCGGCCCCGCCGCGACATCGTCATCGCGTACACCGCCGACGAGGAGGCCAGCGCCGACGACGGCTCGGGCTTCCTCGCCGACCAGCACCCCGGACTCTTCGAGGGCTGCACGGAGGGCATCAGCGAATCCGGCGCCTTCACCTTCCACGCCGGACCGAACATGCCCCTCTACCCCATCGCGGCGGGCGAACGCGGCACCGGATGGCTCAAGCTCACCGCACACGGCAAGGCCGGGCACGGCTCCAAGGTCAACAAGGCGAACGCGGTCAGCACACTGGCCGCCGCCGTCGCCCGGATCGGCGCGCACGAATGGCCGGTGCGCCTCACCCCGACGGTCCGCGCCGCGCTCACCGAGATCGCCGCACTGCACGGCATCCACCCCGACCTGGACGCCCCCGGCGTCGACGTGGACGAACTGCTGGGCAAGCTCGGACCGGCCGCCGCCCTCGTCGAGCCGACCGTCCGCAACAGCACCAACCCGACGATGCTGGACGCCGGTTACAAGGTCAACGTGATCCCGGGCCATGCCACCGCCTTCATCGACGGCCGGATGGTGCCCGGCGGCGAGGACGAGTTCCAGGCGACCATGGACCGGCTGACCGGCCCCTCCGTCGACTGGGAGTTCCACCACCGCGAGGTCCCCCTGCAGGCCCCGGTCGACTCGCCCACGTTCGCCAAACTCCGGTCCGCCGTCGAGCGGTTCGACCCGGACGGCCATGTCGTCCCGTACTGCATGTCCGGCGGCACCGACGCCAAGCAGTTCTCCCGGCTCGGCATCACCGGCTACGGCTTCTCGCCACTGAAGCTGCCTGTCGGCTTCGACTACCAGGCCCTCTTCCACGGCGTGGACGAACGCGTCCCCGTCGAGGCGCTGCACTTCGGCGTCCGGGTCCTGGACCACTATCTGCGCACCGCCTGA
- a CDS encoding class I SAM-dependent methyltransferase encodes MDVSQGYREAWEGFWAATSDAPGEAIWDADPSLSAVPHSELLLPYADASLPVVDLGCGNGTQTRYLATRFARAIGVDLSHAAIGHARRADTEGVAEFAQLDLADGDAVRALHERIGDANVYMRAVIHQSEAEARPAVAAAVATLLGARGRAFVAELTPASRTVLQQASQGPDGPPKKLRRVYDHGLKPAGATEEEVPELLRAAGLTTLDSGDTALPQTEQLPDGTRIDLPARWFVLAAA; translated from the coding sequence ATGGATGTTTCACAGGGATACCGCGAGGCATGGGAAGGTTTCTGGGCAGCGACATCGGACGCGCCGGGCGAGGCGATCTGGGACGCCGACCCTTCGCTGAGCGCTGTACCGCACAGCGAACTGCTCCTGCCGTACGCCGATGCCTCACTGCCGGTCGTCGACCTCGGCTGCGGCAACGGCACCCAGACCCGTTACCTCGCCACCCGGTTCGCCCGCGCCATCGGCGTTGACCTCTCGCACGCCGCGATCGGCCACGCCCGCCGGGCGGACACCGAGGGCGTCGCCGAGTTCGCCCAGCTCGACCTGGCCGACGGCGACGCGGTACGCGCCCTGCATGAGCGGATCGGGGACGCCAATGTCTATATGCGAGCGGTGATCCACCAGAGCGAGGCCGAGGCCAGGCCGGCTGTGGCCGCAGCCGTGGCGACGCTGCTGGGGGCGCGCGGCCGGGCCTTCGTCGCCGAGCTGACCCCGGCCTCCAGGACCGTGCTCCAGCAGGCGTCGCAGGGGCCGGACGGGCCGCCCAAGAAGCTGCGCCGGGTCTACGACCACGGGCTCAAACCGGCGGGTGCCACCGAGGAGGAGGTGCCCGAGCTCCTGAGGGCGGCCGGCCTGACCACTCTGGACAGCGGGGACACCGCACTGCCGCAGACCGAGCAGCTGCCCGACGGGACCCGGATCGACCTGCCCGCGAGGTGGTTCGTGCTGGCCGCCGCCTGA
- a CDS encoding LysR family transcriptional regulator, whose amino-acid sequence MELRQLEHFVAVAEEHHFTRAAERLAVSQSGLSASVRALEQELRTPLFSRTTRSVRLTEAGRALLVEAERTLAGARAAKDAVDAVRGLLRGTLSVGVEQCVAGVSLPRLLAAFHREHPHMEIRLRQEGTTSLVDGVAGGRLDIAFAATVSPGEWRGELVPLAREPMVLLCAASHRLATTDLVGWDELPGEPFIDFHPDWGPRRAADEAFATARVRRTVALEVNDVHSLLELVHEGLGIAVVPHHFSRKPEARDLVAVRLDGPDQPYYESVVVLPDARAMSPGARAFMALVRDEAER is encoded by the coding sequence ATGGAGTTGCGCCAGCTGGAACATTTCGTCGCGGTCGCCGAGGAACACCACTTCACCCGGGCCGCCGAGCGGCTCGCCGTGTCGCAGTCCGGTCTCTCCGCCTCCGTCCGGGCGCTGGAGCAGGAGCTGCGGACCCCGCTGTTCAGCCGGACCACCCGCAGCGTGCGGCTGACCGAGGCCGGACGCGCGCTGCTGGTGGAGGCCGAGCGCACCCTGGCGGGCGCGCGGGCGGCGAAGGATGCCGTGGACGCCGTACGGGGGCTGCTGCGCGGCACCCTGTCGGTGGGGGTCGAGCAGTGCGTGGCCGGGGTGAGCCTGCCACGGCTGCTCGCCGCCTTCCACCGTGAGCATCCGCACATGGAGATCCGGCTCCGTCAGGAGGGGACGACGAGCCTGGTGGACGGGGTGGCCGGCGGGCGGCTCGACATCGCCTTCGCCGCCACGGTCAGCCCCGGGGAGTGGCGCGGTGAGCTGGTCCCGCTGGCCCGTGAGCCGATGGTTCTGCTGTGCGCCGCCAGCCACCGGCTGGCCACGACGGACCTGGTCGGGTGGGACGAGCTGCCGGGCGAGCCGTTCATCGACTTCCATCCGGACTGGGGTCCGCGCCGAGCGGCCGACGAGGCGTTCGCGACAGCGCGGGTGCGCCGCACGGTGGCGCTTGAGGTGAACGACGTGCACAGCCTGCTGGAGCTGGTGCACGAGGGACTCGGCATCGCGGTGGTGCCGCACCACTTCTCGCGCAAGCCCGAGGCACGGGACCTGGTGGCGGTCCGGCTCGACGGGCCGGACCAGCCGTACTACGAGAGCGTCGTGGTGCTGCCGGACGCGCGGGCCATGAGCCCGGGAGCGCGGGCGTTCATGGCGCTGGTGCGGGACGAGGCCGAACGCTGA
- a CDS encoding prolyl oligopeptidase family serine peptidase: MVTTAAYGSWPSPIDAALAASRDGRPEYVEAVGEELWWTEPRPAQAGRRALVRRLPDGTTAELPAPWNVRSRVIEYGGRPWTGTERAEGGPLIVFVHFDDQRLYAYEPDGPGEPWPLTPVSPVGGGLRWVDPQLHPDRGASGEVWCVLEEFTGEGPTELRRLIAAVPLDGSAAGDRSAVRELSDDRHRFVTGPELSPDGRRAAWIAWDHPRMPWDGTEVILADISDDGVFHAPRTLLGGPEESVPQIQWTADGQLLLASDRSGWWNLYRADPDGGVAVELCPREEEFAGPLWKIGLSWFRPLENGLVATLHGKGSTTLGILDPETGTLVDIAGPWTDWAGTLAVQGSRVIGIAASPHSAYEIVELDTSTGHTRIIGAPHEDAVDPAYYPEPADRTFTGPGGREIHAHIYPPHSPDRTGPADELPPYVVWAHGGPTSHAALVLDLEIAYFTTRGIGVAEVNYGGSTGYGRTYRNRLREQWGVVDVEDCAAVAAALAAEGTADPHRLAVRGGSAGGWTTAASLTGTDVYACGTIIYPILDLTGWGSGETHDFESQYLESLVGPLAEVPDRYRERSPITRTDRLTTPFLLLQGEDDPICPPVQCERFLAAVEGRGIPHAYLTYAGEGHGFRRADTMISALEAELSLYAQTFGIERPDVPRLELRK, encoded by the coding sequence ATGGTAACCACAGCGGCTTACGGAAGCTGGCCGTCACCGATCGACGCCGCGCTGGCCGCCTCGCGGGACGGCCGGCCGGAGTACGTCGAGGCGGTCGGCGAAGAGCTGTGGTGGACGGAGCCGCGCCCGGCCCAGGCCGGCCGGCGCGCACTCGTCCGCCGGCTGCCCGACGGGACCACCGCGGAGCTGCCCGCCCCCTGGAACGTCCGCAGCCGCGTCATCGAGTACGGCGGACGGCCCTGGACCGGTACGGAACGCGCCGAGGGCGGCCCGCTGATCGTCTTCGTCCACTTCGACGACCAGCGGCTGTACGCCTACGAACCGGACGGGCCCGGCGAACCGTGGCCGCTCACCCCCGTCTCGCCGGTCGGCGGCGGACTGCGCTGGGTCGATCCGCAACTGCACCCGGACCGGGGGGCGTCGGGCGAGGTCTGGTGCGTCCTGGAGGAGTTCACCGGCGAGGGCCCCACCGAACTGCGTCGGCTGATCGCCGCCGTTCCGCTCGACGGCTCGGCGGCCGGCGACAGGTCGGCGGTACGCGAACTCTCCGACGACCGGCACCGGTTCGTCACCGGTCCGGAGCTCTCGCCCGACGGGCGGCGGGCGGCCTGGATCGCCTGGGACCATCCACGGATGCCATGGGACGGCACCGAGGTGATCCTCGCGGACATCAGCGACGACGGTGTGTTCCACGCCCCCCGGACCCTCCTGGGCGGTCCTGAGGAGTCGGTGCCGCAGATCCAGTGGACCGCGGATGGACAACTGCTTCTCGCCAGTGACCGCAGCGGGTGGTGGAATCTCTACCGCGCCGATCCGGACGGCGGTGTCGCGGTGGAACTCTGCCCCAGGGAGGAGGAGTTCGCCGGACCCTTGTGGAAGATCGGCCTCAGCTGGTTCCGGCCGCTGGAGAACGGGCTGGTCGCCACCCTGCACGGCAAGGGGTCCACCACGCTCGGCATCCTCGACCCGGAGACCGGCACTCTCGTCGACATCGCGGGGCCCTGGACCGACTGGGCCGGGACGCTCGCCGTGCAGGGCAGCAGAGTCATCGGCATCGCCGCGAGTCCGCACAGCGCGTACGAGATCGTGGAGCTGGACACCTCGACCGGGCACACCCGGATCATCGGAGCACCGCACGAGGACGCGGTCGACCCCGCGTACTACCCCGAGCCCGCCGACCGCACCTTCACCGGTCCCGGCGGCCGGGAGATCCACGCCCACATCTACCCGCCGCACAGCCCCGACCGGACCGGTCCGGCAGACGAACTGCCGCCCTACGTCGTGTGGGCGCACGGCGGCCCCACCAGCCACGCAGCCCTCGTGCTCGACCTGGAGATCGCCTACTTCACCACGCGCGGCATCGGCGTGGCCGAGGTCAACTACGGTGGCTCGACCGGTTACGGACGGACCTACCGCAACCGGCTGCGCGAACAGTGGGGCGTCGTCGACGTGGAGGACTGCGCGGCCGTCGCCGCGGCGCTCGCCGCCGAGGGCACCGCGGACCCGCACCGGCTCGCCGTCCGCGGCGGCAGCGCCGGCGGGTGGACCACCGCCGCCTCGCTGACCGGCACCGACGTCTACGCCTGCGGCACGATCATCTACCCCATCCTCGATCTGACCGGCTGGGGTAGCGGCGAGACCCACGACTTCGAGTCGCAGTACCTGGAGTCGCTGGTGGGCCCGCTCGCCGAGGTCCCCGACCGCTACCGGGAACGGTCGCCGATCACCCGCACCGACCGGCTCACCACGCCGTTCCTGCTGCTCCAGGGCGAGGACGACCCCATCTGCCCGCCCGTGCAGTGCGAACGCTTCCTGGCCGCAGTGGAGGGGCGCGGTATCCCGCACGCCTACCTCACCTACGCGGGCGAGGGCCACGGCTTCCGCCGCGCCGACACCATGATCAGTGCGCTGGAGGCCGAACTCTCCCTCTACGCGCAGACCTTCGGCATCGAGAGGCCCGACGTGCCGCGGCTGGAGCTGCGGAAGTGA
- a CDS encoding GNAT family N-acetyltransferase, which produces MKINVRSAAEADLSALLTLYGELNPDDAPLPQASADAIWAAMSRQQGRTVLVADAGGTVAGTADCIVLPNLTRGGRAILFVENVVVAGSFQRRGVGRRLMEAAVQLGASADCYKVQLLAADDEYVHTFYEACGFKALAEGFRRYIP; this is translated from the coding sequence ATGAAGATCAATGTGCGGTCAGCGGCCGAGGCGGACCTGTCAGCGTTGCTGACTCTCTACGGCGAGTTGAATCCTGACGATGCGCCGTTGCCTCAGGCGTCCGCGGATGCGATCTGGGCTGCCATGTCCAGGCAGCAGGGGCGGACGGTGCTGGTGGCTGATGCCGGCGGCACCGTGGCCGGAACGGCGGATTGCATCGTCCTGCCGAACCTCACGCGCGGTGGCCGGGCCATCCTGTTCGTGGAGAACGTCGTGGTGGCCGGCTCCTTCCAGCGGCGCGGTGTCGGCCGCCGGCTGATGGAGGCCGCCGTTCAACTGGGTGCGTCGGCCGACTGTTACAAGGTCCAGCTGCTGGCGGCGGATGACGAGTACGTCCACACCTTCTACGAGGCGTGCGGTTTCAAAGCCCTGGCAGAGGGCTTCCGCCGCTACATCCCGTAG
- a CDS encoding M55 family metallopeptidase — protein MKILVSADMEGATGVTWPADVLPGTPQWERCRSLFTSDVNAAALGFFDGGADEVLINEAHWTMRNLLLERLDDRVQMLTGKHKSLSMVEGIQHGDVDAVAFIGYHTGAGTEGVLAHTYLANSITGVWLNGARASEGLLNAHVAAEYGVPVVLVTGDDLTCVDARGYAPDARTVAVKDYVSRYAAVCRTPARTAADIRAAAKDATALAGRYPAVDGGPFTVELEFDAEHLAAAATVVPGVAVSGERRVAYTSETMYEGIRTFKAVTTIVSSAVEEQYG, from the coding sequence ATGAAGATCCTCGTCAGCGCCGACATGGAAGGCGCCACCGGCGTGACCTGGCCGGCCGATGTGCTGCCCGGCACACCTCAGTGGGAGCGGTGCCGTTCCCTGTTCACCTCCGATGTCAACGCCGCGGCCCTCGGCTTCTTCGACGGGGGCGCCGACGAGGTGCTCATCAACGAGGCCCACTGGACCATGCGCAACCTGCTGCTGGAACGGCTCGACGACCGGGTCCAGATGCTCACCGGCAAACACAAGTCGCTCAGCATGGTCGAGGGCATCCAGCACGGGGACGTCGACGCGGTCGCCTTCATCGGCTACCACACGGGCGCCGGCACGGAAGGCGTCCTGGCCCATACCTATCTGGCCAACTCCATCACCGGGGTCTGGCTCAACGGGGCCAGGGCCAGTGAGGGGCTGCTCAACGCGCATGTCGCCGCCGAGTACGGGGTCCCCGTCGTCCTTGTCACCGGGGACGATCTGACCTGTGTGGACGCGCGGGGATACGCACCCGACGCCCGTACGGTCGCGGTCAAGGACTACGTCTCGCGCTACGCCGCGGTCTGCCGCACCCCCGCCCGTACCGCCGCCGACATCCGTGCGGCGGCCAAGGACGCGACGGCACTCGCCGGACGGTACCCGGCGGTCGACGGCGGACCGTTCACCGTGGAGCTGGAGTTCGACGCCGAGCACCTGGCCGCGGCGGCCACCGTCGTGCCCGGCGTGGCGGTCTCCGGCGAGAGGCGTGTCGCCTACACGAGCGAGACGATGTACGAAGGTATCCGCACGTTCAAGGCGGTGACGACCATCGTGTCGTCCGCCGTGGAGGAACAGTATGGCTGA